The following are encoded in a window of Poecile atricapillus isolate bPoeAtr1 chromosome 3, bPoeAtr1.hap1, whole genome shotgun sequence genomic DNA:
- the MARCKS gene encoding myristoylated alanine-rich C-kinase substrate: MGAQFSKTAAKGEASAEKPGEAVAASPSKANGQENGHLKVNGDASPAAAEAGKEEVQANGSAPAEETGKEEAASSEPASEKEAGEAESTEPASPAEGESSPKTEEGATPSSSSETPKKKKKRFSFKKSFKLSGFSFKKNKKEAGEGAEGEGGAAAAAAEGGKEEAAAPEAAGSEEGKAAAEEACAAGSAEAAKEEAGDSQEAKSDEAASEKAAGEEAPASAAAEEQQPPQQAAEGKAKAAEEAAGAGAATSEAGSGEQEAAPAEEPARQEPPAESSPEGPAAESAE; encoded by the exons ATGGGTGCCCAGTTCTCCAAGACCGCTGCAAAGGGCGAAGCCTCCGCCGAGAAACCTGGGGAAGCAGTGGCTGCATCTCCATCCAAGGCGAATGGACAG GAGAACGGCCACCTGAAGGTGAACGGCGACGCCTCCCCCGCGGCGGCGGAGGCGGGCAAGGAGGAGGTGCAGGCGAACGGCAGCGCGCCCGCCGAGGAGACGGGCAAGGAGGAGGCGGCCTCGTCGGAGCCCGCCTCCGAGAAGGAGGCGGGAGAGGCGGAGAGCACCGAGCCGGCCTCCCCGGCGGAGGGCGAGTCCTCCCCCAAGACTGAGGAGGGCGCGACCCCCTCGTCCAGCAGTGAGACcccgaaaaaaaaaaagaagcgcTTTTCCTTCAAGAAGTCCTTTAAGCTCAGCGGCTTCTCCttcaagaagaacaagaaggaAGCCGGCGAGGGGGCCGAGGGCGAgggcggcgccgccgccgcggcggCGGAGGGCGGGAaggaggaggcggcggcccCTGAGGCGGCGGGCAGCGAGGAGGGCAAGGCGGCCGCCGAGGAGGCGTGCGCGGCCGGCAGCGCCGAGGCGGCCAAGGAGGAGGCGGGGGACTCGCAGGAGGCCAAATCGGACGAGGCCGCCTCCGAGAAGGCGGCGGGAGAAGAGGCCCCGGCATCGGCGGCGGCCGAGGAGCAGCAGCCGCCTCAGCAGGCAGCGGAGGGGAAGGCGAAGGCGGCGGAGGAGGCGGCGGGCGCCGGCGCCGCCACGAGCGAGGCGGGCAGCGGCGAGCAGGAGGCGGCCCCCGCGGAGGAGCCGGCGCGGCAGGAGCCCCCCGCCGAGAGCAGTCCCGAGGGACCCGCCGCCGAGTCGGCGGAGTAG